A window from Azoarcus sp. DD4 encodes these proteins:
- a CDS encoding phosphatase PAP2 family protein, with translation MPLPPDSSASRSDHRLILPWIVVPALVCALMAGLIAAQDLNTGLFLTWNAAASRWLPPTLWAGITNFGATLGAFCLIALALARKPHWVAATLLAAPFAGVFAQGLKYTYAEPRPAAVLDPDSFTVVGLALRTDSFPSGHSTTAFVVAGVVALYSLRSGRSWPALLVLAAAALVSFSRIAVGAHWPLDIFTGAAGGWLCGAIGTALATRWRFWERARGVRTMAMILTLIAVAFAFEDVGYPEGLWAQYLLVACGLLGAAHALLRLKGRSAP, from the coding sequence ATGCCCCTGCCCCCGGATTCCTCCGCCAGCCGCTCCGACCACCGCCTCATCCTTCCCTGGATCGTGGTTCCGGCCCTCGTGTGTGCGCTGATGGCCGGGCTGATCGCGGCGCAAGACCTCAATACCGGCCTTTTCCTGACATGGAACGCCGCAGCCAGCCGCTGGCTGCCCCCGACGCTGTGGGCCGGTATCACCAACTTCGGCGCCACCCTGGGCGCCTTCTGCCTGATCGCGCTGGCGCTGGCGAGAAAACCACACTGGGTCGCCGCTACGCTATTGGCGGCGCCCTTTGCCGGCGTCTTTGCACAAGGCCTGAAATACACCTATGCGGAACCTCGCCCGGCCGCGGTGCTCGATCCGGACAGCTTCACCGTCGTCGGCCTGGCCCTGCGAACCGACTCCTTCCCCTCGGGGCATTCGACGACTGCCTTCGTCGTCGCCGGTGTCGTCGCGCTCTACAGTCTGCGCAGCGGTCGCAGCTGGCCGGCACTGCTCGTGCTGGCAGCAGCAGCCCTCGTCTCGTTCTCGCGCATCGCCGTCGGCGCCCATTGGCCACTGGACATCTTCACCGGTGCCGCCGGCGGCTGGCTATGCGGCGCGATCGGCACCGCGCTCGCCACGCGCTGGCGCTTCTGGGAGCGCGCCCGCGGTGTGCGGACGATGGCCATGATCCTCACCCTGATAGCCGTCGCCTTCGCCTTCGAAGACGTCGGCTATCCAGAAGGCCTGTGGGCGCAGTACCTGCTGGTCGCATGCGGCCTTCTTGGCGCGGCGCATGCCCTCCTGCGCCTCAAGGGCCGGAGCGCCCCGTGA
- a CDS encoding lysylphosphatidylglycerol synthase domain-containing protein — translation MKLKRLLAVLLSLGLLAWLAADGRWRELGETIGRLDPQAVAIAATGFAASYLLRALRVYDEFRGSAHGRFGACLRIVLIHNAMVNVVPFRGGEAAFPMLLGRTFGTPLPRAIASLFWFRLQDAFVVAIVAALIWPGLPLPLRAGGILCLIAAAWFLPRWARRPHNWNERGAFTGKLAKLRDAFAESAAHARYGWLWTVTNWMVKLAAQAWLLGALLAAPLAVGASGALGAELAAILPIQGVAGFGTYEAGAAAALLPAGIDIAAGLRAALALHLFVIACAVTAGAIASLFPNAGPTTDGRHPNTSL, via the coding sequence GTGAAGCTCAAGCGTCTGCTTGCCGTTCTCCTCAGCCTTGGGCTGCTGGCCTGGCTGGCCGCCGACGGGCGCTGGCGCGAGCTGGGCGAGACCATTGGCCGCCTGGACCCTCAAGCCGTCGCGATCGCCGCGACCGGCTTCGCCGCCAGCTACCTGTTGCGCGCGCTGCGGGTGTACGACGAATTTCGCGGCAGCGCCCACGGACGCTTCGGCGCCTGCCTGCGCATCGTGCTGATCCATAACGCAATGGTGAACGTGGTGCCCTTTAGGGGCGGCGAGGCGGCCTTTCCGATGCTGCTCGGGCGCACCTTCGGCACCCCCCTGCCCCGTGCGATCGCATCGCTGTTCTGGTTTCGTCTGCAGGATGCCTTCGTCGTCGCCATCGTGGCCGCACTGATATGGCCCGGATTGCCCCTCCCGCTGCGTGCAGGCGGCATCCTCTGCCTGATCGCCGCAGCCTGGTTTCTGCCGCGCTGGGCGCGTCGTCCGCACAACTGGAACGAGCGCGGCGCCTTCACCGGCAAGCTTGCCAAGTTGCGGGACGCCTTCGCCGAATCCGCCGCACACGCACGCTACGGCTGGCTGTGGACCGTGACGAACTGGATGGTGAAGCTCGCAGCCCAGGCCTGGCTGCTCGGTGCGCTGCTCGCCGCCCCGCTTGCGGTGGGTGCCAGCGGCGCCCTCGGGGCGGAACTCGCGGCAATTCTGCCGATCCAGGGCGTAGCAGGTTTCGGCACCTACGAAGCCGGAGCCGCCGCCGCACTGCTGCCGGCCGGCATCGACATCGCCGCTGGTCTTCGCGCCGCGCTAGCACTCCATCTTTTCGTGATTGCCTGCGCGGTCACCGCCGGCGCCATCGCAAGTCTGTTCCCGAATGCGGGGCCGACCACCGACGGCCGCCACCCGAATACTTCCCTTTGA
- a CDS encoding glycosyltransferase family 2 protein produces MSKSPLPAAEPQIPEGLPEHTLSVVVPMYNEAENVEPLLDRIHLALGPYPWPWEVVLVDDGSSDATPAELSRCAKLFGPHVRIVELVRNFKQTAAMQAGLDAARGSVIVTMDGDLQNDPIDIPRMVNRLLTEDLDLVAGWRKNRQDGLLLRKIPSRIANRLIARMTGVHLRDYGCSLKVFRASAIKSVRLYGEMHRFIPAWLATVTTPRRIAQEVVTHHARVFGQSKYGISRTFRVVLDLIFVYFFMRYRTRPGHFFGGIGIGLGTIGMLILTYLAGVKLIFDESIGTRPLLFGGFFMVIAGIQMVTSGVLAELLARVYYESGSTRAYLARPAGELARDDGWYRAGAR; encoded by the coding sequence ATGAGCAAATCGCCCCTGCCCGCCGCCGAACCGCAAATTCCCGAAGGTTTGCCCGAGCACACGCTTTCCGTCGTGGTGCCGATGTACAACGAGGCCGAGAACGTCGAACCCCTGCTCGACCGCATTCACCTCGCCCTCGGCCCCTACCCCTGGCCGTGGGAGGTGGTGCTGGTGGACGACGGCAGCTCCGACGCCACCCCGGCGGAACTGTCACGTTGCGCCAAATTGTTCGGCCCCCATGTCCGCATCGTCGAGCTCGTGCGCAACTTCAAGCAGACCGCCGCAATGCAGGCCGGCCTGGACGCGGCCCGCGGCAGCGTGATCGTGACCATGGACGGCGATCTTCAGAACGATCCGATCGACATCCCGCGCATGGTCAACCGCCTGCTCACCGAGGACCTCGACCTGGTCGCCGGCTGGCGCAAGAACAGGCAGGATGGCCTCTTGCTGCGCAAGATCCCGTCGCGCATCGCCAATCGCCTGATCGCCCGCATGACCGGCGTTCATCTGCGCGACTACGGCTGCAGCCTCAAGGTCTTCCGCGCCAGCGCAATCAAGAGCGTCCGGCTGTACGGCGAGATGCACCGCTTCATCCCGGCCTGGCTCGCCACCGTGACCACGCCACGGCGCATCGCCCAGGAAGTGGTCACCCACCACGCCCGCGTGTTCGGCCAGTCGAAGTACGGCATCTCGCGCACCTTCCGTGTCGTCCTCGACCTCATCTTCGTCTACTTCTTCATGCGCTACCGCACCCGTCCGGGGCACTTCTTCGGTGGCATCGGCATCGGCCTCGGCACCATAGGCATGCTCATCCTCACCTACCTGGCAGGCGTCAAGCTCATCTTCGACGAATCCATCGGCACTCGGCCCTTGCTCTTCGGCGGCTTCTTCATGGTCATCGCCGGCATTCAGATGGTGACTTCCGGCGTGCTCGCCGAACTGCTCGCGCGCGTCTATTACGAATCCGGCTCCACCCGCGCCTATCTCGCCCGCCCGGCCGGCGAGCTTGCCCGTGACGACGGCTGGTACCGCGCGGGCGCAAGATGA
- a CDS encoding glycosyltransferase family 39 protein: MQRKQALDLLALLLPLLSFFLCLGAFPLFDVDEGAFSEATREMFERGDFLSTYLNGEHRFDKPILVYWLQAIGFLIFGANEWAFRLPSAVAAAVWSYATWQFARERFGADTAIAALTVAATALGPFAIGRAATADALLNMLLALALFDAWRHLESGQRAPLLRSYVWIGLGVLTKGPIALIVPGAVSFLYCASRLEWRRWLRSVFDPIGWIILAALVVPWYTAALAIHGQKFIDGFILKHNVERFTGTLEGHAGSLFYYIFAVPLLMLPWTSPLLASLRQIRSDAATGVRRFLWIWAGFVVVFFSISGTKLPHYVLYGSTPLFLMLACHRDLLRRKWLHLAPPTLLLACFVVLPFIFHQLSLGDAGNAYYRAQLGEALGEAGWPYYAVTIAALAGWLLIALRTTLPAWKQLSIAAVLQVVVLTTTVVPWVGAVLQGPIKLAAAEARKYDATVVVWRLDAPSFSVYRQAVTPSREPAVGEIALTRVDRIPDSGYDVLFRKGGVALIRRLPPT; the protein is encoded by the coding sequence ATGCAACGCAAGCAGGCGCTCGACCTTCTCGCCCTGCTGCTGCCGCTGCTGAGCTTCTTCCTCTGCCTTGGCGCCTTTCCGCTCTTCGACGTGGATGAAGGCGCCTTCTCCGAGGCGACGCGGGAGATGTTCGAGCGCGGCGATTTCCTGTCCACCTATCTCAACGGCGAGCACCGCTTCGACAAGCCGATTCTCGTCTATTGGTTGCAGGCGATCGGCTTCCTGATCTTCGGCGCCAACGAATGGGCCTTCCGTCTGCCGTCGGCCGTGGCGGCTGCAGTGTGGAGCTATGCGACCTGGCAGTTTGCCCGCGAACGCTTCGGTGCCGACACCGCGATCGCGGCCCTCACCGTCGCTGCAACCGCACTCGGCCCCTTCGCCATCGGTCGCGCGGCCACCGCCGACGCCCTCCTCAACATGCTGCTCGCGCTGGCCCTGTTCGACGCCTGGCGTCACCTGGAGAGCGGGCAGCGCGCCCCGCTGTTGCGCAGCTATGTGTGGATCGGCCTGGGCGTGCTCACCAAGGGGCCGATCGCCTTGATCGTTCCCGGCGCGGTGAGCTTCCTGTACTGCGCCAGCCGGCTGGAATGGCGCCGCTGGCTGCGCTCGGTGTTCGATCCGATAGGCTGGATCATCCTCGCCGCGCTGGTCGTGCCCTGGTACACCGCCGCCCTGGCGATCCACGGCCAGAAGTTCATCGACGGCTTCATCCTGAAGCACAACGTCGAACGCTTCACCGGCACACTGGAAGGCCACGCAGGCAGCCTGTTCTATTACATCTTCGCGGTACCGCTGCTGATGCTGCCCTGGACGTCGCCGCTGCTGGCCTCGCTGCGCCAGATCCGCAGCGACGCCGCGACCGGCGTGCGACGCTTCCTGTGGATCTGGGCGGGTTTTGTCGTCGTCTTCTTCTCGATTTCCGGGACCAAGCTACCGCACTACGTGCTGTACGGTTCGACGCCACTCTTCCTGATGCTCGCCTGCCATCGCGATCTCCTGCGGCGGAAATGGCTGCACCTCGCCCCACCCACGCTGCTGCTGGCCTGCTTCGTGGTACTGCCTTTCATCTTTCATCAGCTGTCGCTGGGCGATGCAGGCAACGCCTACTACCGTGCCCAGCTCGGCGAAGCGCTCGGCGAAGCAGGCTGGCCTTATTACGCAGTCACCATCGCTGCCCTCGCCGGATGGCTGCTGATCGCGCTGCGCACGACCCTACCGGCCTGGAAGCAGCTATCCATCGCAGCGGTCCTCCAGGTTGTCGTGCTGACGACCACCGTCGTCCCCTGGGTCGGCGCCGTGCTCCAAGGACCAATCAAGCTCGCTGCAGCCGAGGCACGCAAGTACGATGCGACGGTAGTCGTCTGGCGACTGGACGCCCCTAGCTTCAGCGTGTATCGACAGGCGGTCACGCCTTCACGCGAACCGGCAGTGGGAGAAATCGCGCTGACCCGCGTCGACCGTATCCCAGACAGCGGTTACGACGTTCTCTTCCGCAAAGGCGGCGTCGCCTTGATCCGCCGTTTGCCCCCAACCTGA
- a CDS encoding phosphatase PAP2 family protein — MNTDKPIADLPPATERPISRLTLTVFVSMVICGIVFSLWPQIDIAVSASFYNASHGFIGEQHPLVLAIYRGVPLMSKATILGLFIALFAYSFQRGAHGRRRRIQVGFLIAALALGPGLLVDVLLKDYWGRARPAKVEVFGGASTFTPALVPSDQCEGNCSFVSGHASAGFYLVSLGFLGGALARRRWTLIGLVVGTVFGLGRVTQGGHFLSDIVFSFYATWFGAWLAWRLFVKLGWLEDDPPGA; from the coding sequence TTGAACACCGACAAGCCCATCGCCGATCTGCCACCTGCGACCGAACGCCCCATCAGCCGGCTGACACTCACGGTATTCGTCAGCATGGTCATCTGCGGCATCGTCTTCAGCCTGTGGCCGCAGATCGACATCGCGGTCAGCGCCAGCTTCTACAACGCGAGCCATGGTTTCATCGGCGAACAGCATCCGCTCGTGCTCGCGATCTACCGGGGGGTGCCACTGATGTCCAAGGCGACCATCCTGGGCCTGTTCATCGCGCTGTTCGCCTACAGCTTTCAGCGGGGGGCACACGGCCGGCGGCGGCGCATTCAGGTCGGTTTCCTGATCGCCGCCCTTGCACTCGGCCCCGGTCTGCTGGTCGATGTACTGCTGAAGGATTACTGGGGTCGGGCCCGCCCGGCCAAGGTCGAGGTGTTTGGAGGCGCCAGCACTTTCACGCCAGCCCTCGTCCCATCCGACCAGTGTGAAGGCAATTGCTCCTTCGTCAGTGGTCATGCCTCGGCAGGGTTCTATCTGGTAAGCCTGGGCTTTCTCGGCGGAGCGCTCGCACGTCGCCGTTGGACACTGATCGGCCTCGTCGTCGGCACGGTCTTCGGCCTGGGCCGCGTCACCCAGGGGGGGCACTTTCTGAGCGACATCGTCTTCAGCTTCTACGCGACCTGGTTCGGCGCGTGGCTAGCCTGGCGCCTGTTCGTGAAGCTGGGCTGGCTGGAGGACGACCCGCCGGGCGCCTGA
- a CDS encoding polymer-forming cytoskeletal protein: MFRKKQGKSIEITKLSSLIADNVHIVGDVVFSGGLRVDGHIEGNVISKEGARGLLVVSEKGSIKGKVVSYDAVVNGSISGELTVQHFLELQSKARLSGSISYRQLQMECGATMEGQLHRLDETSHEAKVVDIGASQHVAA; this comes from the coding sequence ATGTTTCGCAAGAAGCAGGGCAAATCCATCGAGATCACCAAACTCTCAAGCCTGATCGCGGACAACGTCCATATCGTCGGCGACGTGGTGTTTTCCGGTGGTCTGCGCGTTGACGGTCATATCGAGGGCAACGTCATCAGCAAGGAAGGTGCCCGGGGGCTGCTGGTCGTCAGCGAGAAGGGCAGCATCAAGGGCAAGGTGGTGAGCTACGACGCGGTGGTGAATGGCAGTATCAGCGGCGAGCTCACCGTACAGCATTTTCTCGAGCTGCAATCCAAGGCGCGGCTGTCGGGCAGCATCAGCTATCGACAACTGCAGATGGAGTGCGGCGCGACGATGGAAGGCCAGTTGCACAGGCTCGATGAGACGAGCCACGAAGCCAAGGTAGTCGACATCGGCGCATCCCAACACGTCGCGGCCTGA
- a CDS encoding M23 family metallopeptidase, whose product MALVILSAGTMTQSRVRTLSLRATIVFVSVFLLVVAAGAFALGVGVGRSVSEPVPEVARVQFDQPEGKVLIDRVGEISGRLVRLESEAVTLAQRIGLLKDFEARQATPLREPVRKTFEGMRPATPAGGPMIPPRLAMNPGEAEVADDHGTGLTALERDLQRLDATLLAIERATDERNLEFMTYPSRTPVPGVARNSGFGNRADPFNRAAAFHSGLDFPAPTGTPIVASAGGRVIYAGYRAEYGYTVEIDHGNGLVTRYAHCSRLMVKLGEVVSPGQRIAAIGSTGRSTGPHLHFEVLKDGRYSDPELYLASS is encoded by the coding sequence ATGGCACTGGTCATTCTTTCCGCCGGGACGATGACCCAATCCAGGGTACGTACCCTCAGCCTCAGGGCGACGATTGTCTTCGTCTCGGTATTTCTGCTTGTGGTCGCGGCTGGCGCTTTTGCGCTTGGCGTCGGCGTGGGGCGGAGCGTGTCCGAGCCGGTGCCCGAGGTGGCCCGGGTGCAGTTCGACCAGCCCGAAGGCAAGGTTCTGATCGATCGCGTCGGGGAAATCTCCGGCCGCCTGGTCCGGCTGGAAAGCGAGGCAGTGACGCTTGCGCAGCGTATAGGCTTGTTGAAGGATTTCGAAGCACGCCAGGCAACGCCACTGCGGGAGCCTGTCCGCAAGACCTTCGAGGGCATGCGCCCGGCCACGCCGGCAGGCGGCCCGATGATTCCGCCGCGTTTGGCGATGAATCCGGGGGAGGCGGAGGTTGCGGATGACCACGGTACCGGGCTCACTGCGCTCGAGCGCGATCTTCAACGCCTGGATGCCACGCTCCTGGCGATCGAGCGCGCAACCGACGAACGCAATCTCGAGTTCATGACCTATCCGAGTCGCACGCCGGTGCCGGGCGTGGCGCGCAACTCCGGTTTCGGCAATCGTGCCGACCCGTTCAACCGTGCTGCGGCCTTTCACAGCGGTCTGGATTTTCCGGCACCGACCGGCACTCCCATCGTGGCCAGCGCAGGCGGCCGTGTGATTTACGCGGGTTACCGTGCCGAGTACGGCTACACGGTCGAGATCGATCACGGTAACGGATTGGTGACGCGCTACGCCCATTGCTCCCGTCTGATGGTCAAGCTCGGCGAAGTCGTATCGCCCGGGCAACGCATTGCGGCGATCGGCAGCACCGGTCGCTCGACCGGCCCCCACCTGCACTTTGAGGTGTTGAAGGACGGCCGCTATTCCGACCCCGAACTGTATCTCGCCAGTTCCTGA
- the ppsA gene encoding phosphoenolpyruvate synthase — MTRYVIPFTELRMTDVDQVGGKNASLGEMISQLPSSVRVPGGFATTAAAYREFLAHGGLADRINAALDALNVDDVDALVKTGAQIRQWIVDTPFPSALEAEIKTAYDKITAEGEGSFAVRSSATAEDLPDASFAGQQETFLNIHGYENILHAMKEVFASLYNDRAIAYRVHKNFSHAEVALSAGVQRMVRSDTGASGVMFTIDTESGFNDVVFITASFGLGETVVQGAVNPDEFYVHKPTLALGKPAVIRRNLGSKLIKMVFADKAVAGKSVRTVDVPESDRNRFSLTDEDVLELARYAVIIEKHYGRPMDIEWGKDGQDGKLYILQARPETVKSQSSGLVMEKYRLKQYGKALTHGRAIGQKIGAGTVRVVKDASEMNRVQAGDILVTDMTDPNWEPVMKRASAIVTNRGGRTCHAAIIARELGIPAIVGCGNATEVLEEGDSVTVSCAEGDTGYVYRGKLEFEVITTDMGNLPEIPVKIMMNVGNPELAFEFAQIPNGGVGLARLEFVINNMIGIHPKAILELSQVPASLRDEIMRRSRGYATPKQFFIEKLAEGVATIAAAFYPKPVIVRMSDFKSNEYRKLLGGDIYEPEEENPMLGFRGASRYIAHSFRDCFELECAAMKKVRNELGLTNVQIMIPFVRNVEEAAGVVDLLSEHGLKRGVNDLKLIMMCEIPSNALLADKFLEHFDGFSIGSNDLTQLTLGLDRDSGLVAHAFDERDPAVKQLLSMAISTANRLGKYVGICGQGPSDHADFAEWLMDEGIQTISLNPDTVVDTWLKLASHSKK, encoded by the coding sequence ATGACCCGCTATGTCATCCCCTTCACCGAGTTGCGCATGACCGACGTCGACCAGGTCGGCGGCAAGAATGCCTCGCTCGGCGAAATGATCAGCCAGTTGCCCTCGAGTGTGCGCGTGCCGGGCGGCTTCGCCACCACCGCGGCAGCCTATCGCGAGTTCCTCGCCCACGGCGGGCTGGCCGACCGGATCAATGCCGCGCTTGACGCACTCAACGTCGACGACGTCGATGCCCTGGTCAAGACTGGTGCGCAGATCCGCCAGTGGATCGTCGACACGCCGTTCCCGAGCGCACTCGAAGCCGAGATCAAGACTGCCTACGACAAGATCACGGCCGAAGGCGAGGGCAGCTTCGCTGTGCGCTCGTCGGCAACCGCCGAAGACCTTCCGGACGCCTCCTTCGCCGGTCAACAGGAAACCTTCCTCAACATCCACGGTTACGAGAACATCCTTCACGCGATGAAGGAAGTGTTCGCGTCGCTCTACAACGACCGTGCCATCGCCTACCGGGTTCACAAGAACTTTTCCCACGCCGAAGTGGCGCTGTCCGCCGGCGTGCAGCGCATGGTGCGCTCGGATACCGGCGCCTCGGGTGTGATGTTCACCATCGACACCGAATCCGGCTTCAACGACGTGGTGTTCATCACCGCGTCCTTCGGCCTGGGCGAAACCGTGGTGCAGGGTGCGGTGAACCCCGACGAATTCTATGTGCACAAGCCTACGCTGGCGCTCGGCAAGCCGGCGGTGATCCGTCGCAACCTCGGCTCCAAGCTGATCAAGATGGTCTTCGCAGACAAAGCCGTGGCCGGCAAGTCGGTGCGTACCGTCGATGTGCCGGAGTCCGACCGCAACCGTTTCTCGCTGACCGACGAGGACGTGCTCGAACTCGCCCGCTACGCGGTGATCATCGAGAAGCACTACGGCCGGCCGATGGACATCGAGTGGGGCAAGGACGGCCAGGACGGCAAGCTCTACATCCTGCAGGCGCGCCCGGAAACCGTTAAGAGCCAGTCCTCCGGCCTGGTGATGGAAAAGTACCGCCTCAAGCAGTACGGCAAGGCGCTGACCCACGGCCGCGCCATCGGCCAGAAGATCGGCGCCGGCACCGTGCGCGTGGTCAAGGACGCTTCCGAGATGAACCGCGTCCAGGCTGGAGACATCCTCGTCACCGACATGACCGACCCGAACTGGGAGCCGGTGATGAAGCGTGCCAGCGCCATCGTCACCAATCGCGGTGGCCGGACCTGCCACGCGGCGATCATCGCGCGTGAGCTCGGCATCCCGGCCATCGTCGGTTGCGGCAACGCCACCGAGGTGCTGGAAGAGGGCGATTCCGTCACGGTGTCCTGCGCCGAAGGCGACACCGGCTATGTGTATCGCGGCAAGCTGGAATTCGAAGTGATCACCACCGACATGGGCAATCTGCCCGAGATCCCGGTGAAGATCATGATGAACGTCGGCAATCCGGAACTCGCCTTCGAGTTCGCGCAGATTCCGAACGGCGGCGTCGGTCTGGCGCGCCTCGAGTTCGTCATCAACAACATGATCGGCATCCACCCGAAGGCGATCCTCGAACTCTCGCAAGTGCCCGCCAGCCTGCGCGACGAGATCATGCGCCGTTCGCGCGGTTACGCGACGCCGAAGCAGTTCTTCATCGAGAAGCTGGCGGAAGGTGTGGCGACGATTGCCGCGGCCTTCTACCCGAAGCCCGTGATCGTCCGCATGTCCGACTTCAAGTCGAACGAGTACCGCAAGCTGCTTGGTGGCGACATCTACGAGCCGGAAGAAGAAAACCCGATGCTCGGCTTCCGTGGCGCCTCGCGCTACATCGCTCACAGCTTCCGCGACTGTTTCGAGCTGGAATGCGCGGCGATGAAGAAGGTCCGCAACGAGCTTGGTCTGACCAACGTGCAGATCATGATCCCGTTCGTGCGCAACGTCGAAGAAGCTGCTGGCGTTGTCGACCTGCTTTCCGAGCATGGTCTCAAGCGTGGCGTGAACGATCTCAAGCTCATCATGATGTGCGAGATCCCATCCAACGCATTGCTGGCCGACAAGTTCCTGGAGCACTTCGATGGCTTCTCCATCGGCTCCAACGACCTGACGCAGCTGACGCTCGGTCTCGACCGCGATTCGGGTCTGGTGGCGCACGCTTTCGACGAGCGCGATCCGGCTGTCAAGCAACTGCTGTCGATGGCGATCAGCACGGCGAACAGGTTGGGCAAGTATGTCGGCATCTGCGGCCAGGGGCCGTCGGACCACGCGGATTTTGCCGAATGGCTGATGGATGAAGGCATCCAGACCATTTCGCTGAACCCCGACACGGTGGTCGACACCTGGCTGAAGCTCGCTTCGCACAGCAAGAAATAA
- a CDS encoding pyruvate, water dikinase regulatory protein, protein MSTPPIRTVFFISDGTGITAETLGHSLLAQFPDARIRQVRAPFIDDLDKAIDCANQIREAARNDGVRPIVFSTLVSPDTVEALHKADALFLDLFDRFIGPLETELGQRSTHTVGRFHGIADSTDYKNRIEAINFAMAHDDGISSDGELAEADVILVGVSRSGKTPTSLYLAMQFGVKAANYPLIPEDFERNKLPGELHNYRNKLFGLTIAPERLSQIRQERRPNSRYASLDNCQYEIDAAQKLMRRENIRWLDSTTKSIEEISATILQSVRLNRPGY, encoded by the coding sequence ATGAGCACCCCGCCGATCCGCACAGTCTTCTTCATTTCCGATGGCACCGGCATTACCGCCGAAACCCTGGGCCACAGCCTGCTCGCGCAGTTCCCGGATGCCCGCATCCGCCAGGTGCGGGCTCCCTTCATCGACGATCTCGACAAGGCCATCGACTGCGCCAACCAGATCCGCGAAGCGGCGCGCAACGATGGCGTGCGCCCCATTGTCTTCAGCACCCTTGTCAGCCCGGACACGGTAGAGGCCCTGCACAAGGCGGACGCGCTCTTTCTCGACCTCTTCGACCGTTTCATCGGTCCGCTCGAAACCGAACTCGGCCAGCGCTCGACCCACACGGTCGGCCGTTTCCACGGCATCGCCGACAGCACCGACTACAAGAACCGCATCGAGGCGATCAACTTCGCCATGGCGCACGACGATGGCATCTCTTCGGATGGCGAACTCGCGGAAGCCGACGTCATACTCGTGGGCGTTTCGCGTTCGGGCAAGACACCCACCAGCCTCTACCTCGCCATGCAGTTCGGCGTGAAGGCCGCCAACTACCCGCTGATTCCCGAAGACTTCGAACGCAACAAGCTACCCGGCGAGTTGCACAACTATCGCAACAAACTTTTCGGCCTCACCATCGCACCGGAACGTCTGTCGCAGATCCGGCAGGAACGTCGCCCCAACAGCCGCTACGCCTCGCTCGACAACTGCCAGTACGAAATCGACGCTGCACAGAAGCTGATGCGGCGGGAGAACATCCGCTGGCTGGATTCGACCACCAAGTCGATCGAAGAGATCTCCGCCACCATCCTCCAGTCGGTTCGCCTCAATCGTCCGGGCTATTGA